Proteins found in one Odontesthes bonariensis isolate fOdoBon6 chromosome 11, fOdoBon6.hap1, whole genome shotgun sequence genomic segment:
- the pjvk gene encoding pejvakin isoform X2 — MFAAATKNFVKQVGDTGRLIPVPSLSEADGYQPLSLVTRKRKRHFWKKNKYASTPFSLKDILVGEKEITAGVSSYQLLNYEDKSDVALNGRLGNHLVSDVGFNISGSDSVAVKASFGIVTKHELEVPTLLRELNSRKVDLDHCLVRQSRDSGRTVLCVVVESIRTTRQCSLTVHAGMRGTTMRFQIDDGRNPRGRDKAIVIPAHTTIAFSICELYVRLDGRLDDRTFEELTHSDTYMDDMVTDYYEKAASMTDVSTAYLRESSHTRVNLLKHNIPKGPCALCGMGNQRRETVYGCLECPTGGQKYVRLHVVPCFDLWHKTLR; from the exons atgtttGCTGCAGCAACAAAAAATTTTGTGAAACAGGTGGGAGACACGGGGCGGTTAATTCCAGTTCCCAGCCTGAGCGAGGCTGACGGCTACCAGCCTCTCAGTCTGGTTacaaggaagaggaagaggcatTTCTGGAAGAAGAACAAATACGCCTCGACCCCGTTCTCACTGAAAGACATCCTCGTGGGGGAGAAGGAGATCACTGCAG GCGTGTCGTCGTATCAGCTACTCAACTACGAGGACAAATCTGATGTCGCTCTCAACGGTCGATTAGGAAACCACCTCGTCAGCGACGTCGGGTTCAACATCAGCGGGTCAGACTCTGTGGCCGTCAAAGCGTCCTTTGGCATTGTGACCAAACACGAACTGGAGGTGCCCACTTTGCTGCGTGAACTGAACTCCAG GAAGGTGGACCTGGATCACTGCCTGGTTCGTCAGTCGAGGGACAGCGGCCGCACCGTCCTCTGTGTCGTTGTTGAAAGTATCCGTACTACACGTCAGTGCTCTCTGACCGTCCACGCTGGCATGCGAGGGACAACCATGAGG tttcagaTCGATGACGGCAGAAATCCCAGAGGCCGAGACAAAGCCATTGTCATTCCGGCTCACACCACCATCGCCTTTAGCATCTGCGAGCTGTATGTGCGACTGGATGGGCGACTCG ACGACCGGACGTTCGAGGAGCTCACCCACTCCGACACTTACATGGACGACATGGTGACCGACTACTACGAGAAGGCCGCCAGCATGACAGATGTGTCCACTGCCTACCTGAGGGAGAGCTCCCACACACGGGTCAACCTCCTAAAGCACAACATCCCCAAGGGGCCTTGCGCGCTGTGCGGCATGGGCAACCAGCGGCGGGAAACCGTCTACGGCTGCTTGGAGTGCCCCACCGGGGGACAGAAATATGTTCGGCTGCATGTGGTGCCATGTTTCGATCTCTGGCACAAAACCCTGAGGTGA
- the pjvk gene encoding pejvakin isoform X1, with product MFAAATKNFVKQVGDTGRLIPVPSLSEADGYQPLSLVTRKRKRHFWKKNKYASTPFSLKDILVGEKEITAGVSSYQLLNYEDKSDVALNGRLGNHLVSDVGFNISGSDSVAVKASFGIVTKHELEVPTLLRELNSRKVDLDHCLVRQSRDSGRTVLCVVVESIRTTRQCSLTVHAGMRGTTMRFQIDDGRNPRGRDKAIVIPAHTTIAFSICELYVRLDGRLDICVAPESQGGFEREQMREQLGGFIGRFSVGRLRRFLSGIIYGNPFRADDRTFEELTHSDTYMDDMVTDYYEKAASMTDVSTAYLRESSHTRVNLLKHNIPKGPCALCGMGNQRRETVYGCLECPTGGQKYVRLHVVPCFDLWHKTLR from the exons atgtttGCTGCAGCAACAAAAAATTTTGTGAAACAGGTGGGAGACACGGGGCGGTTAATTCCAGTTCCCAGCCTGAGCGAGGCTGACGGCTACCAGCCTCTCAGTCTGGTTacaaggaagaggaagaggcatTTCTGGAAGAAGAACAAATACGCCTCGACCCCGTTCTCACTGAAAGACATCCTCGTGGGGGAGAAGGAGATCACTGCAG GCGTGTCGTCGTATCAGCTACTCAACTACGAGGACAAATCTGATGTCGCTCTCAACGGTCGATTAGGAAACCACCTCGTCAGCGACGTCGGGTTCAACATCAGCGGGTCAGACTCTGTGGCCGTCAAAGCGTCCTTTGGCATTGTGACCAAACACGAACTGGAGGTGCCCACTTTGCTGCGTGAACTGAACTCCAG GAAGGTGGACCTGGATCACTGCCTGGTTCGTCAGTCGAGGGACAGCGGCCGCACCGTCCTCTGTGTCGTTGTTGAAAGTATCCGTACTACACGTCAGTGCTCTCTGACCGTCCACGCTGGCATGCGAGGGACAACCATGAGG tttcagaTCGATGACGGCAGAAATCCCAGAGGCCGAGACAAAGCCATTGTCATTCCGGCTCACACCACCATCGCCTTTAGCATCTGCGAGCTGTATGTGCGACTGGATGGGCGACTCG ATATTTGTGTTGCTCCAGAGTCTCAGGGAGGATTTGAGCGAGAGCAGATGAGGGAGCAGCTGGGCGGTTTCATCGGCCGCTTCTCTGTGGGCCGACTGCGTCGGTTCCTGTCCGGGATCATCTATGGAAACCCCTTCAGAGCAG ACGACCGGACGTTCGAGGAGCTCACCCACTCCGACACTTACATGGACGACATGGTGACCGACTACTACGAGAAGGCCGCCAGCATGACAGATGTGTCCACTGCCTACCTGAGGGAGAGCTCCCACACACGGGTCAACCTCCTAAAGCACAACATCCCCAAGGGGCCTTGCGCGCTGTGCGGCATGGGCAACCAGCGGCGGGAAACCGTCTACGGCTGCTTGGAGTGCCCCACCGGGGGACAGAAATATGTTCGGCTGCATGTGGTGCCATGTTTCGATCTCTGGCACAAAACCCTGAGGTGA
- the LOC142391198 gene encoding cysteine-rich motor neuron 1 protein-like, with product MGPLFRSRITICLALTLAQVIAVTCQEDTKNDTCTENGKVYANKDMWSPEPCRVCVCDMGTTMCEDVVCEDLGDCQKTVIPEGECCPVCLTSASPLTPSTDPATAAADESQKESCTVDGEVYHHNDIWKPEPCRVCVCDNGVAICDEVQCEIVTNCEKVATPEGECCPVCDSFASATRKIEMMGYKGQKGEPGDIPYVVGLPGHPGPAGPPGAQGHTGPRGFKGRRPREGIIKPA from the exons ATGGGCCCCTTGTTTCGCTCTAGGATTACTATATGCCTGGCCCTCACCTTGGCTCAGGTAATTGCCGTGACCTGCCAAGAAGATACGAAAAATG ACACCTGCACAGAAAATGGAAAGGTTTACGCCAACAAGGACATGTGGAGCCCAGAGCCATgtcgggtgtgtgtgtgtgatatggGGACCACTATGTGTGAGGATGTGGTATGCGAGGACCTCGGTGACTGCCAGAAAACGGTGATCCCAGAGGGCGAATGTTGCCCTGTGTGCTTAACTTCCGCTTCACCACTTACTCCAAGTACAGACCCTGCAACAG CAGCTGCAGATGAGAGCCAAAAGGAAAGCTGCACGGTCGACGGGGAGGTCTACCATCACAACGACATCTGGAAACCCGAACCTTGTCGCGTCTGCGTCTGCGACAACGGCGTTGCCATCTGCGATGAGGTTCAGTGCGAGATCGTGACAAACTGCGAGAAGGTCGCCACACCTGAGGGAGAGTGCTGCCCCGTGTGCGACAGCTTTGCCAGTGCCACCAGGAAGATAG AAATGATGGGCTACAAG GGACAGAAAGGTGAGCCCGGTGATATCCCTTAT GTGGTGGGACTCCCCGGACATCCAGGACCAGCG GGTCCTCCAGGAGCGCAGGGACACACTGGACCAAGAGGCTTTAAAGGCAGAAGG CCCAGGGAGGGAATTATAAAGCCTGCGTAG